GGACGGTACACTGGAGGTTGTCCGAACCTTTGATTATGCAGATTTCCTAACTAGTTTATCATAAATATCTTTTTTTAAAATTTAGGAGGAGAGAAATGAGAAAAAATGTTTTAATTGTAGGTGCTGGGGGAGTAGCGCATGTCGTAGCCCACAAATGCGCTATGAACAACGATGTATTGGGGGATATCTGCATTGCATCGCGTACCCAGCAAAAATGTGAGGCTATCATTGAAAGCGTATTGCGTAAGAATCATCTGAAAGATCCTGCCCGAAAATTATACGCGAGGCAAGTGGATGCCCTAAATGTTCCCGAGTTAGTCAACCTGATTAAAGAAACCAAATCTGAAATGGTCATCAATGTGGGGCAGTCGTACATTAATATGTCCGTTTTGGAAGCTTGTATAGAGACAGGTGCGGTATACATGGATACTGCCATCCATGAAGAGCCCGACAAGGTTTGTGAAAATCCGCCCTGGTATGCCAACTATGAATGGAAACGCAGGGAGCGCTGTGCCGCTCAGGGAGTTACCGCTATTTTGGGTATCGGTTTTGATCCCGGGGTGGTAAACGCCTGGTGTGCGCTGGCCCGCGATGAATATTTCGATACCATTGACACTATCGACATTCTGGATGTTAACGCCGGCAGTCACGGCAAATATTTTGCCACTAACTTCGATCCGGAGATCAACTTTAGAGAATTCAAAAAGGTGTGGACCTGGGTGGATCGCCAATGGGTGCAACAGAAGGTTCATTCCATCCGGGTCGATTATGATTTCCCCGTGGTGGGGAGCTGCCCGGTTTATCTGACCGGACATGATGAACTGCATTCGCTTTCCAAAAATATAGATGCCAATTCCATCCGTTTCTGGATGGGTTTTGGCGATCACTATCTGAATGTGTTCTCTGTGCTGACAAATATCGGTCTTACCTCGGAGAAACCGATCAAAGTGGCCGAAGGTGTGGAAATTGCCCCGTTGAAAGTGTTGAAGGCCTTGCTGCCCGATCCCTCCTCCCTGGCACCTGGCTATACCGGCAAGACCTGCATCGGTAACTTTATCCGCGGCACAAAAGATGGTAAACCGCGCGAAATTTTTATTTACAATACCTGTGATCATGCGGAATGCTATAAAGAACTGGAGTCCCAGGCCATCAGCTATACGGCGGGAGTTCCGGCCGCGGCTGCGGCGATTCTGGTTGCCCGCGGTGACTGGGATGTGAAGACAATGGTCAATGTGGAGGAACTGCCCCCCAGACCGCTATTGGACCTGCTGGATAGCATGGGCTTGCCGACCGAGGTCAGCGAAACCCCGGTGACCTTTACGGCACCTGTCATTGAGCATGTAGCTTCAGTATAAATGAATGTATAAAAGTCCCCTATGTTTACGGAAAGCGTAAACATAGGGGACTTTTATTTCCTTTACGGCTATGTGTTTATAAAATTTTCCTTATCTTTTTTCGCAACGGGCAGTATACTTTTGCTGTTGTCTGTAATATAATACGATATATGAACATGTATTCATATATCGGAGGTGTTGGCGATGACGTCTGATTGTACAATGGATACCTGCGAGGAATTGTGCGAACATCCCCAGGTAGTATGTCTGGCCAGAAAGGACGCTTTGCCGGAAACGGAAGCGCAGCAGGTGGCCGAAACTTTTAAATTATTAGGGGATGCCACGAGGATAAAGATGCTGCATGCCTTAGCAAAACGGGAGCTATGCGTGTGTGATCTGGCCGCCGTGGTGGAGATGGGCCAATCGGCTGTTTCGCATCAACTGCGGCTATTGCGCAGTGCCCGTTTAGTCAAATATCGTAAGGAAGGAAAGATGGCCTGGTATTCGCTTGACGATACACACATTGAGTCATTACTGGCTCAATGTGTGGAACATACCAGACATCGCTAAGGAGGCGAACAATGAGCCATTCACATAGTAAAAGTCATGATATTTCCTGCCAGCGGGGCTGCTGTGACGGGACGGTGGCACCAGTCGCCGCCATTTGCAGCTGCTCTGCTGAAAGCGTGGCTGTGGAACCGGATACGGTGGACTGCCATCGGGCGGACTGTGGTCCGGCGGTGCCGGCAAACCAGGCTATTGCCCGATTCGAGCTGGAAGGGCTGGATTGTGGTGATTGTGCCGCTAAGCTGGAAAAAGCCTTAAACCGGCTGCCGGGTATCAGCCGGGCCAGCGTGTCTTTCGCAACGGCTAAGCTTCAAGTGACGTATGATCCGGAGCTGACGGGTACGGCCGCTATTCTCGCCGC
This is a stretch of genomic DNA from Propionispora hippei DSM 15287. It encodes these proteins:
- a CDS encoding saccharopine dehydrogenase family protein, which gives rise to MRKNVLIVGAGGVAHVVAHKCAMNNDVLGDICIASRTQQKCEAIIESVLRKNHLKDPARKLYARQVDALNVPELVNLIKETKSEMVINVGQSYINMSVLEACIETGAVYMDTAIHEEPDKVCENPPWYANYEWKRRERCAAQGVTAILGIGFDPGVVNAWCALARDEYFDTIDTIDILDVNAGSHGKYFATNFDPEINFREFKKVWTWVDRQWVQQKVHSIRVDYDFPVVGSCPVYLTGHDELHSLSKNIDANSIRFWMGFGDHYLNVFSVLTNIGLTSEKPIKVAEGVEIAPLKVLKALLPDPSSLAPGYTGKTCIGNFIRGTKDGKPREIFIYNTCDHAECYKELESQAISYTAGVPAAAAAILVARGDWDVKTMVNVEELPPRPLLDLLDSMGLPTEVSETPVTFTAPVIEHVASV
- a CDS encoding ArsR/SmtB family transcription factor, with protein sequence MTSDCTMDTCEELCEHPQVVCLARKDALPETEAQQVAETFKLLGDATRIKMLHALAKRELCVCDLAAVVEMGQSAVSHQLRLLRSARLVKYRKEGKMAWYSLDDTHIESLLAQCVEHTRHR